The sequence below is a genomic window from Vibrio navarrensis.
TAAAGCTAATGTGAAGGCAGAGAAAGTTAAAGAGCGTCGTCAGCGTCGTAAACTGAACAAATCTGTACGCGTGAAAGATCAGGTTCAAGACGAAACGGTAGAAGAAAACGTATTGGCTGCGACGCCTGCGCTAGAGCAAAACGAAAGTTTCGTTGCTACGCCAGTTGAAGCAGCGCTTCAAACCGCCGCAACCATTGATACAGACAATGTCGATGAGCAAGACGAAGATAAAGAGGCGAAACCACGCCGCAATCGTCGTTCGCCACGTCATCTTCGTGCCAGCGGGCAACGCCGTCGTCGTGGTCGTGACCGCCGTCCAAATCCTTTCCGCCTACGTAAAGGTGGTGTTGCGTCACCAGAAATGGCAATGGGTAAGGTAATGCCGCGCTACATTCCAAAACCAGTTGCGAAGAAAGAGCAAGTCGCGAAAGAGCCTGTGACAGAAACCGTTGTCAAATCAGCAGTGGTTTTACAAGGTGGTGTTGCTTGCCCAGAACTCGCCATGGGTAAAGTTATTGTTCGACGTGACAACCATGAACAGCAGAAAGCAGACTCTGTTCAGCACAACCAAGCGGCTGTTGAAGTTATTGAGCAAGTGGCAACGCCTGTCGATGCACAAGAAGCTGTCATTGTGGCAGAAGAATCTTTCGTTGCAGCAAAGGAACCTACATCACAAGCAGACGTGGAAGCTGTGAACGAATCAGCTCAAGAAACGGCTGAACAGGTTTCGGTTGCCGTTGAAGAAACGGTTGATGAAACTAATGCTGAAGTGACGACTCTGGAAACGACTTCTTCTCAGGTAGAAAGCAAAGAGGAATCGGCAGAGAATCTGGTCAAAGTCGAAGCACCGGTAGAGGCAACTCAGCCCAAGCTGGAAAAGCAAGCGGTGAGTGCGCTATCTAAGCCACATGCCTTTGCGCCGATGACCAAAGCGCCTGGTCCACAGGAGTTGCGTGAGATTACCGTCGTCGCAGCCGCGTTCCGCTCTGAGCGTTACGTTCAACGCGGTGCCGGTAGTCAGGTGGCAACCAGCCAAGCTTCTGCTGAAATGGCAAAGCCGCAATCGACAAGCTAATCTAACCTCTCTAACTCAAAGGGCTACTGAACAGTAGCCCTTTTGCTATTTGAGCTTCTAGTTCTTGCACTTTTCCAAGATGGCATCTGCCGCCTGTTCAATCAGATCCAGCACCTGCTCAAACCCTGCATCACCACCATAGTAGGGATCAGGGATCTCATCATGCTCGCAAGAGCAATGGCTCAAAAAGAGCGAAATCTTATGCTGGTACTGCGCAGGACAAATCGCAAAAAGATCGTGAAGATTTGCCTTATCTGCCGCAAAGACCATATCAAAGTACGCAAAATCCTCTCCTCTCACTTGCCGCGCTCGAACTCCTTGGAACGAGTAGCCTCTTTTCTCTCCAGCGCGTCGAGAACGATGGTCTGGCTGCAATCCACTGTGATAGTCAATCGTCCCCGCTGAATCAATTTCTACCTCCATACCCAGATTCATTGCTTTAGCGCGCAGTACCGCTTCAGCCGTCGGAGAGCGGCAAATGTTTCCCATACATACAACCAATAGTTTTTTCATCGCTTCATCCTTGGTAATCGCCTTCTTTCAAACTCTGACTCTAACAAGCGACAACATTTTTCTAAAGAAAATGCTTTTTAGCGTGCACCATTTCTATTTAACCCTAATGATTACAAGTACTTTGTAGTTAGGTTTTCCGTTACTATGGCGAAAAGGTAAATATTATTGGAGTTGATATGCACTCGGAAGAGAACAAAGAGAGTCGCCATAAGGAACGACAGCAGAAAATTAAACAGCAAGTCGATGCCAAAATCGCCGCCGCACAGGAAGAAAAAGGCTTGTTACTGGTGATCACAGGCAATGGCAAAGGCAAGTCCACTTCCGGCTTTGGCACCATTGCTCGTGCCGTCGGCCACGGCAAAAAATGCGCAGTGGCGCAATTTATTAAAGGGACCTGGGACAATGGCGAACGCAATTTGCTGGAAAAACTAGGCGTTGAGTTTCAAGTCATGGCGACCGGTTTTACTTGGGAAACTCAAAACAAAGAGACGGATACCCAAGCCGCACAGCAAGTTTGGCAAGAGTGCAAGCGCATGCTCAAAGATGAATCACTAGACGTGCTTCTTTTTGACGAACTCACCTACATGGTCAGCTATGGTTATATTGATTTAGATGATGTGGTGGATGCGCTAGCGCAGCGTCCTCACATGCAATCGGT
It includes:
- a CDS encoding low molecular weight protein-tyrosine-phosphatase, whose translation is MKKLLVVCMGNICRSPTAEAVLRAKAMNLGMEVEIDSAGTIDYHSGLQPDHRSRRAGEKRGYSFQGVRARQVRGEDFAYFDMVFAADKANLHDLFAICPAQYQHKISLFLSHCSCEHDEIPDPYYGGDAGFEQVLDLIEQAADAILEKCKN
- the cobO gene encoding cob(I)yrinic acid a,c-diamide adenosyltransferase yields the protein MHSEENKESRHKERQQKIKQQVDAKIAAAQEEKGLLLVITGNGKGKSTSGFGTIARAVGHGKKCAVAQFIKGTWDNGERNLLEKLGVEFQVMATGFTWETQNKETDTQAAQQVWQECKRMLKDESLDVLLFDELTYMVSYGYIDLDDVVDALAQRPHMQSVVITGRGAHRTLIEMADTVSEVRNVKHAFESGIKALKGVDW